The window GAAATTTGTCTTGACAAAAAAATAAATCAATATAATCTAGAACGTTTTATTAAATTTAATAATTTTTCCTTAACTTATGCTATTAGACGTAGACAAATTAAGCCAATGTGAAGGTGGAACATTCTATGTGACTACCCTGTTGATTAGAAGGGTTCGGGAGTTACTCAATGGATCACCAAAGCTGGTGAAGACGGATTTGAGCGATCCAATTCAGATTGCATTTGAAGAGTTAAGCAGGGGAAAACTCCTGCCATCCGATGCTGCAGCAGAAAAGGTTGAAGAGTAACGTTTGAAACCGTGTAATCACTGTAAATTCTGGCAAACTAATTTTGTATTGTGGTGTAATGGTATACACCGGAGGCAATTTGTATGATAAGTGTTAAAAATTTAACGAAGCGGTATGTCAATACGGCTGCTGTTGATAATATTTCTTTCGAGGTCGAAGATGGCGATATTGTTGGATTACTCGGGCCGAACGGTGCCGGCAAAACGACCACTATGCGGATATTGACCTGTTTTATGCCCGCTACAGAGGGCTCGGCTACGGTAGCGGGCCACGATGTTTTTAATGATTCATTAAACGTACGCCAAAAGACAGGGTATCTCCCTGAAAACGTTCCGCTTTATCTGGATATGAGAGTAAAAGAGTATCTCTATTTTCGTGCTCGTCTTAAAAAAATACCGAGAAGATACCGGATGCAGAAAATGGGAGAGTGTCTGGAACTCTGCGGCATTACCGATGTGCAGAATCAGATTATCGGTACGTTATCGAAGGGGTATAAACAGAGGGTCGGACTTGCGGATACCCTTATCCATGATCCTGAAATATTGATTCTTGATGAACCTACCATAGGGCTCGATCCAAATCAGATAAGGCAGATTCGTAAAGTGATAAAGGATTTGGGTAAAAAACATACCATACTGCTGTCTACACATATTCTTCCTGAAGTTGAAATGGTCTGCAATAAAGTCATCATTATTAACAAGGGGAAGATTGTAGCAATGGATACACCTGCGAATCTCATGAATCAGCTCAAGGCAGGGAGGAATGTTGTGCTGGAGGTGAAAGGTGATGGCGAGAAAATTAAAGAGAGTATTTCCCGGATAGAGGGAATCGGTTCGGTTGTCTGGAAAGAAAAGGGAGAGGTAAACGAATTTACTGTTGAAGCAGCTGAAGGGAAAGATTTGAGGGAAGATATTTTTAAATGTATAGTCAGAGATAATTACATTCTCCGGGAGATGAAACGGAAGGCTATCACTCTGGAAGAGATATTTCATCAGATTACTACCACCGAAACGGAGGATATATTAAAAAATGAGTAATGTACATACTATTTTTTTGCGTGAAATAAGATCATATTTTGTTTCACCGATAGCTTATATTGTGATTTCTGTATTTCTGGTGGCGTCTGGATTCTTTTTTGCCGGAAACCTGCAATTCTGGCAGGAGGCGTCATTAAAAGGAAGTTTGGATTCTATTCAATTTTTCCTCTTATTGCTTACACCCGTGATTACAATGAGGCTGATTTCAGAAGAAACCAAATCTGGTACTATGGAAACCTTGATGACATCACCTGTTACAGATTTTGATGTGGTTTTTGGTAAGTTCCTGGCAGCTTTAGGCTTATACATGGTTATGATATTGCCAACGTGGATATTTGTCCTGTTTTTGTACATTTTTGGTAATCCTGATTTTGGGCCGATTATCTCAAGTTATATAGGATTGACCCTTATGGGGGGATTGTTTGTCTCGATTGGGATCTTAATATCTTCTTTAACGAGAAATCAGATTGTTGCCGCAGTAATTGGGTTGATTTCATTAATACTTTTGTGGGTTATGGGGTTTTTGAGTTCGTATGGGGATAGCTGGTATTATCAGTGTCTGAAATATATAGGTACTTTTGACCACTGGGAATCATTCACAAAGGGAATTGTGGATACACGGGATGTAATTTATTATCTTAGCTTTACTGCGCTCATGTTATTTATTACAGTGCGAGTTGTTGAAAGTAGAAAATGGAGGTAGAAAGATCTTTGAATATGGAAGTAAAAAAGACTCCAACCAGTATGGTCAATGTGAGAAAGCGAAAAACCTTAATCGGTTTGAATGTTGCTGTAATGATTATCATCTCGATAGTGATCTTTGTGTTTGTCAGTTATATAAATGACAGACATTATTTTCGCTTTGATTTTACCGCATCTGGAAAATATTCATTATCCAACAAAACAAAAAAAATAGTAAAAGGTTTGGAAGAGCCGGTTTTTGTAACGACATTACTGCAGCATAATCCCGATTATCGTTTCCACGGACAAATTCTGGATATATTGGAGGAGTATAAATATTTATCTGACAAAATAAAGGTTACCAGTTTAAATCCTTTCACCGATCAAACAAAGATAACGGAGCTCTCAGAACTGCTTAAGATGGATTTAGAGCAGTTGCAGTTAAATTCTATAATCTTTGTATCTGGTGATAAAAGTAAGCATGTGCCTCTTACCGAAGTGATAGAGCGATCGTTTCCTTTCAAATTCAAAGGAGAGGAAGTCTTCACATCAGCGATTTTAAATGTGACGCAGGAGAAGCAGACTACCATTTATTATACAAAAGGGCACGGTGAGAGGGACTTTGAAGATTTTGAACGCCCCGGTTTAGGGGGTCTTTCAAGTGCCTTAAAACGCGCTAATTATAAAGTACTGCCCCTGGATTTACTTAAAAAGAAGCAAGTCCCTGAGGACTGTGATTTACTCTTTATAGCGGGGCCAACAAAGAGCTTCTCAACAGAGGAGACAAATTTTATTCGAGATTACCTGGGAACCACAGCCAGGTTAGTGGACGAAAAAGGGGAGCTGAAGGACGGAAAATTATTGGTAATGTTGGAACCATCTCTGGGCTCAAACACCACTTCGGGTTTAAATGCCCTGCTTGGTGAATATGGTATCATGGTGAGGGATGACACGGTGGTATATAACAAGGTGAACCTTCCACTTTTTGGTATGCAAACGGTTTCTGAGATATACGTTAGCGATAATAAGTATCCTGATCATGAGATAACACAGGATATGAGAAGCCTTACCACGTTGTTTTTTGGTTCATGCGTCGTAAGTGCTGCCCCATTGACTGATTCAATGGCGTTTGCTGCGAAAGTTATAGCCGAAGCCCCCGATAGTAGCTGGGGTGAGACCGAGGTAGGGGTTCAGAAAAAACCAAAATATAATCAGGATGTTGATGTCGCTGCACCGATATCACTCGCAGTTGCTTCTGAGTTGAGAGAAGCACCGACAAATCCACAGGCAGACTTGCATACGCCTCCCCATGCTTCAAAGCTTTTTGAAAATATTGGGGAGAAGGGTGCACGCGTTGTGGTTTTTGGTGATGTCGATTTTGCAGCAAATGCATTTGCCAATAATCCGGGGAATAGGGATTTAGTCTTAAATTCTATAAGCTGGTTGGCTCGAAAGGAAAAAGAGCTTGGAATATCTGCAAAGGCTCCTGATGTGAGGAGGTCAATTATTAAACCTGCGCAAATGACCTTTATATTCTGGACGTCCATAGCAGGGTTGCCATTTATAGGGATATTAGTTGGAGGTATTGTCTGGTGGATAAGAAGAAGATAGGCGGAGGTTTGTAAGAATATAATGAAACTCAAAACAACGATAATTCTTTTGATAGTTGCCATTATTGGTGTGTGTTACATTTTTTTGTACGAAAGAAAACAATTCAGGACGGAAGAATTGTTCCAGAGGAAACAGATGGTGTTACCCGATTACAAGGTAGCACAGATCAATAAAATTGAGATCAGGAAGGATACTGAATCAATTGTATTAGAAAATATAGGAGATGATCATTGGAGATTGCTGGAACCTTTAAATTTGAGGGCGGATGTCGCTGAAGTTAACAATATACTCTCACAGTTTGAGTTTCTGAAAAAGATGGGAACGCTCAAGGAGAGTGAAATAGAGGGCTTTGATAGAAGTGATTATGGTCTCGATAAACCAAAAGTTGTTATCAATTTGTGGCGAAAGAAAGGCTTGTTGAATCCCGAAGGAGCAGATGCGGGTAGTGATTCAAAATATACCATTTACATAGGTGATAGAATAGCAGCAGGTCAGAATAATGTCTATATTTCGGTTGAAGGTGAGCGTGATATTTTTGTGGTATTGAGCAGCCTGCTGGATAAAATCACTAAGGATGTGAACGATTTAAGAAACAAATGGGTTTTTGAATTTGACGAAGCAGCTGTTGAAAGGGTTAAGATTGTCAACACCTCGCAAGAGAGCATTATCTGTTCCAAGGAAGAGAGCCTCTGGTGGATGTCCGAACCTGTTACTGATCGGGCTGATAGCCAGAGAATTAAAGGGATCATTAATGAGTTGAAAAATTTGAAGATTGCTAAGGCGGATTTTGTCTCGGACACTGAAAGCGATATTGCAAAGTGTGGGTTGGATCAACCGATCCTTACGGTGAGTATTGGATTCCAGGATGAGGTGCAGACGCTCCTTTTAGGGCATTCCTTAGATGATAGAGTGTATGCGAAACGGAGTGACGAGAGTGCTATTTTCTATGTACATGACGTAGTTATTGATGACATGGATCTGAAACCCAACGATTTGCGTGATAGACAATTTTTACGCTTTGAGTCTATCGGTTCTTATGGTATTGAGCAGTTAAAGTTTGAATATTCAGATGAGGTGGTAGCGATTGAGAAGACAGAACAGTATGATTGGCTGATAAAGTCGCCAGCGGAAATACTGGGGGATGGCGATGTCATTCGTGGGTTTGTCGAGAAAATCAAAGAGCTGCAGATCCAGGAGTTTGTTGATGATAGTGGTGAAAATTTAGCAAAGTACGGTCTCGACCAGCCCGCTGTTAGCATTTCCGTATTTCGAAAGATTGGCGAAGGTGAGACGGTGAAGTTTCATGTTGGTACGACTGATGAAAATGGGGGGCTCTGCTATGTATCGAGAGCAGACAATAACGCTGTTTTTTCTGTACCTACTGAAAGTTTTTATGAAATTGCAACGGGTAGATTCCTGGCCCTGAGAGATAAATTGGTTATGGAATTCCCTAAGGAAAACGCAACAGAAATAGTTGTGGAGAGGGACGGGGAGACGTTTGTTTGCCGGAAGGAAGAGGGGATTATCCAAAAATGGTTTTTGACGAGTCCTGTTAAAGTAGAGGCCGATATTGATTCTGTGAATCAGGTAGTCTGGAACCTTGCATTTTTGAAAGCAGACAAATTTATTGATACGAAGGCGGAAGATTTAAGCTTGTACGGCCTTGATAATCCAGCGATAAAGGTTTCCGTGACATATGAAGAGTCTCGCGGTGCCAAAGACAGTCAAATTGGTGCTGCAGAAGGAGCGATTGATTCGAAACCAGTCACTTCTCCCAGGATAACAAAGACTCTGCATGTTGGAAACAAGCTGGAACAAACGAAAGA is drawn from Candidatus Scalindua sp. and contains these coding sequences:
- a CDS encoding ABC transporter permease; its protein translation is MSNVHTIFLREIRSYFVSPIAYIVISVFLVASGFFFAGNLQFWQEASLKGSLDSIQFFLLLLTPVITMRLISEETKSGTMETLMTSPVTDFDVVFGKFLAALGLYMVMILPTWIFVLFLYIFGNPDFGPIISSYIGLTLMGGLFVSIGILISSLTRNQIVAAVIGLISLILLWVMGFLSSYGDSWYYQCLKYIGTFDHWESFTKGIVDTRDVIYYLSFTALMLFITVRVVESRKWR
- a CDS encoding DNA-directed RNA polymerase subunit omega codes for the protein MLLDVDKLSQCEGGTFYVTTLLIRRVRELLNGSPKLVKTDLSDPIQIAFEELSRGKLLPSDAAAEKVEE
- a CDS encoding ATP-binding cassette domain-containing protein, with the translated sequence MISVKNLTKRYVNTAAVDNISFEVEDGDIVGLLGPNGAGKTTTMRILTCFMPATEGSATVAGHDVFNDSLNVRQKTGYLPENVPLYLDMRVKEYLYFRARLKKIPRRYRMQKMGECLELCGITDVQNQIIGTLSKGYKQRVGLADTLIHDPEILILDEPTIGLDPNQIRQIRKVIKDLGKKHTILLSTHILPEVEMVCNKVIIINKGKIVAMDTPANLMNQLKAGRNVVLEVKGDGEKIKESISRIEGIGSVVWKEKGEVNEFTVEAAEGKDLREDIFKCIVRDNYILREMKRKAITLEEIFHQITTTETEDILKNE
- a CDS encoding DUF4340 domain-containing protein; the protein is MKLKTTIILLIVAIIGVCYIFLYERKQFRTEELFQRKQMVLPDYKVAQINKIEIRKDTESIVLENIGDDHWRLLEPLNLRADVAEVNNILSQFEFLKKMGTLKESEIEGFDRSDYGLDKPKVVINLWRKKGLLNPEGADAGSDSKYTIYIGDRIAAGQNNVYISVEGERDIFVVLSSLLDKITKDVNDLRNKWVFEFDEAAVERVKIVNTSQESIICSKEESLWWMSEPVTDRADSQRIKGIINELKNLKIAKADFVSDTESDIAKCGLDQPILTVSIGFQDEVQTLLLGHSLDDRVYAKRSDESAIFYVHDVVIDDMDLKPNDLRDRQFLRFESIGSYGIEQLKFEYSDEVVAIEKTEQYDWLIKSPAEILGDGDVIRGFVEKIKELQIQEFVDDSGENLAKYGLDQPAVSISVFRKIGEGETVKFHVGTTDENGGLCYVSRADNNAVFSVPTESFYEIATGRFLALRDKLVMEFPKENATEIVVERDGETFVCRKEEGIIQKWFLTSPVKVEADIDSVNQVVWNLAFLKADKFIDTKAEDLSLYGLDNPAIKVSVTYEESRGAKDSQIGAAEGAIDSKPVTSPRITKTLHVGNKLEQTKDKSAYFAKLADDDLIFQIGWSDIRDYRVDLVSKILFNFDVRQVTVLKIKSRDHETVLKRNEENRWMMVQPEEEIMKGNIADNILLTMNSLEADSIVEYASSNLSLYGLEEPEFRLTVGLENGENAMLVGKKTESYYFVMNEALSYVYLVRKNKLEELMSTAQSLLQE
- a CDS encoding GldG family protein codes for the protein MEVKKTPTSMVNVRKRKTLIGLNVAVMIIISIVIFVFVSYINDRHYFRFDFTASGKYSLSNKTKKIVKGLEEPVFVTTLLQHNPDYRFHGQILDILEEYKYLSDKIKVTSLNPFTDQTKITELSELLKMDLEQLQLNSIIFVSGDKSKHVPLTEVIERSFPFKFKGEEVFTSAILNVTQEKQTTIYYTKGHGERDFEDFERPGLGGLSSALKRANYKVLPLDLLKKKQVPEDCDLLFIAGPTKSFSTEETNFIRDYLGTTARLVDEKGELKDGKLLVMLEPSLGSNTTSGLNALLGEYGIMVRDDTVVYNKVNLPLFGMQTVSEIYVSDNKYPDHEITQDMRSLTTLFFGSCVVSAAPLTDSMAFAAKVIAEAPDSSWGETEVGVQKKPKYNQDVDVAAPISLAVASELREAPTNPQADLHTPPHASKLFENIGEKGARVVVFGDVDFAANAFANNPGNRDLVLNSISWLARKEKELGISAKAPDVRRSIIKPAQMTFIFWTSIAGLPFIGILVGGIVWWIRRR